One stretch of Rosistilla oblonga DNA includes these proteins:
- a CDS encoding Fic family protein: protein MKKSLFSEVSPGAIVSIAGNEIAFVPDSLPPGWEFPGRLWPLLAEAKSQIGILEGIGRVLPNPGILLRPLEDREAIRSSRLEGTYATPQELLLFELEPRVPTSDRDPRNDHREVFNYRRALHLGVNDSRPLCLRLLRDMHRILLGGVRGRDKNPGNFRNCQVAIGGSRRFVPPPPESVMGCLYEMESYFHVEDSRYDPLVNCFLMHYQFETIHPFNDGNGRIGRLLLAIMMQQKCAMTKPWLYLSEFFEQHRDEYIDRLFQVSTQAKWSAWVEFCLHATVAQAKATITRCERLLAIREDFNGRLNKVGGNVRLYTIMEEIFRSPFIRVSDVPELLGISYPTAKSDMERLADAGILKELSGVSPKTYYAPEVFSVAYDELPDS from the coding sequence GTGAAGAAATCGCTGTTTTCGGAAGTCAGTCCCGGAGCGATCGTTTCGATTGCAGGCAACGAAATCGCATTTGTGCCCGACTCGCTCCCGCCGGGGTGGGAGTTTCCGGGGCGGCTTTGGCCGCTTCTTGCCGAAGCGAAGAGCCAGATTGGCATATTGGAGGGGATCGGCAGGGTTCTCCCTAACCCTGGCATTCTCTTGCGACCGCTTGAAGATCGGGAGGCGATTCGCTCGTCGCGGCTTGAGGGAACGTACGCGACGCCTCAGGAGTTGCTGTTGTTTGAATTGGAGCCACGGGTGCCGACGTCTGACCGGGATCCTAGGAACGATCACCGGGAAGTTTTTAATTATCGCCGTGCCCTGCATTTGGGAGTGAACGACAGTCGCCCGCTGTGCCTGCGTCTACTGAGAGATATGCATCGAATCTTGCTTGGTGGTGTGCGTGGTCGCGACAAGAATCCAGGGAATTTTCGAAACTGTCAAGTTGCCATAGGAGGCTCCAGGAGGTTTGTTCCACCGCCACCCGAGAGCGTTATGGGGTGCTTGTACGAAATGGAAAGCTACTTTCATGTAGAAGATTCTCGCTACGATCCCTTGGTGAACTGCTTCCTGATGCATTATCAGTTTGAAACAATTCACCCTTTTAACGATGGGAATGGGCGAATTGGCCGCCTGCTGCTTGCGATCATGATGCAGCAGAAGTGTGCGATGACGAAGCCTTGGCTCTATCTAAGCGAGTTCTTTGAGCAGCATCGCGACGAGTACATTGACAGGCTTTTCCAGGTCAGTACTCAGGCTAAGTGGTCGGCTTGGGTTGAGTTTTGCTTGCATGCGACAGTAGCTCAAGCGAAAGCTACGATTACGCGATGTGAGCGACTGTTGGCGATCCGTGAGGACTTCAACGGCCGGCTCAATAAGGTCGGCGGGAATGTTCGGTTGTACACAATCATGGAGGAAATTTTCAGGTCTCCTTTTATCCGGGTGTCAGATGTGCCGGAGTTGCTGGGCATTTCCTATCCAACAGCAAAATCGGACATGGAAAGGTTGGCAGACGCTGGGATCCTTAAAGAGCTGAGTGGAGTGTCGCCAAAGACGTACTACGCACCGGAGGTTTTTAGTGTCGCCTATGACGAATTGCCGGATAGCTGA
- a CDS encoding polyribonucleotide nucleotidyltransferase, whose amino-acid sequence MNKFRVEKKIGKNTLILESGQLAKQAAGCVTIQYGETVVLTAAATSAPRPGLDFFPLTCDYRERMAAAGKFPGGFLKREGRPTMKETLTARLTDRPIRPLWPKGYKEEVQVQSFVLSSDGQNDGDVLAMNGAGCALLISPLPFQGPVASVRVGKIDGELVAFPTVDDLDESELDLIVSGTQDAVTMIEGFAQEMPEDEMVDAILFAHGVIREIIALQQELYDLVKPEKIEYTPPEDDGLFDRLKSAYYQEFKSLKQTAGKQDRAEACKALKERAKAEIIPDPNAEGAVCPNRFSHEWHELDSLIVRELILAGTRPDGRDHASLRPIYCETDLLPRTHGSSLFQRGETQALITVTLGTKRDEQRVDGLHDEFSKKFMLDYNFPSFSVGECRPIRGPGRREIGHGALAERSIAPVLPDADTFPYTIRVISDILESNGSSSMASVCGATLGLMAAGVPITNPVAGISVGLVKENDKWVLITDILGDEDHFGDMDFKISGTQNGITGIQLDLKIWGISEDIIRATLKQSREARIEILRKMLTTISRPRREIAATAPRLLRTKIEPAKIGMLIGPGGKNIRGIQESTGTVVEVDDDGNVLVASDNLESAQEAMKLIEACTATVQIGKIYDGTVSSIKDFGAFVEILPGRDGLVHISELSSGFISAIDSVVKVGDPMKVLVIDIDEHDRVKLSRRQAIDELGIEDEMASAVEEGGEDRGGSRDGGDDDRPRSRGRRSGGGGGGGRGRGPRRD is encoded by the coding sequence ATTGGCAAAACAAGCTGCGGGCTGCGTAACCATCCAATACGGCGAAACCGTCGTCTTGACCGCTGCGGCTACTAGCGCACCGCGACCCGGCTTGGACTTCTTCCCACTGACATGCGATTATCGCGAGCGGATGGCTGCGGCCGGTAAGTTCCCAGGCGGTTTCCTCAAGCGTGAGGGACGCCCGACCATGAAAGAGACCCTGACCGCGCGATTGACCGATCGCCCGATCCGCCCACTGTGGCCAAAGGGCTACAAGGAAGAGGTTCAAGTCCAATCGTTTGTCCTCAGCAGCGACGGCCAAAACGATGGCGACGTGCTGGCGATGAACGGTGCAGGTTGCGCACTGTTGATCAGCCCACTGCCATTCCAAGGCCCCGTCGCTTCGGTTCGCGTTGGCAAGATCGACGGCGAATTGGTCGCCTTCCCAACCGTTGACGACCTCGACGAAAGCGAATTGGACCTGATCGTCAGCGGCACCCAAGACGCCGTCACGATGATCGAAGGCTTCGCTCAAGAGATGCCCGAAGACGAGATGGTCGACGCGATCCTCTTCGCTCACGGCGTAATCCGCGAGATCATCGCACTGCAACAAGAACTCTACGATCTGGTCAAGCCAGAGAAGATCGAATACACGCCGCCAGAAGACGACGGCCTGTTCGATCGCCTGAAGAGCGCTTATTACCAAGAGTTCAAGTCGCTCAAGCAAACCGCTGGCAAGCAAGACCGCGCCGAAGCGTGCAAGGCACTCAAGGAACGCGCTAAAGCTGAGATCATCCCCGATCCAAACGCTGAAGGCGCTGTCTGCCCGAACCGCTTCTCGCACGAATGGCACGAACTCGATTCGCTGATCGTCCGCGAACTGATCCTCGCCGGCACTCGCCCCGACGGCCGCGACCATGCCAGCCTGCGTCCGATCTACTGCGAAACCGACCTGCTGCCACGCACCCACGGTTCTTCGCTGTTCCAACGCGGTGAAACTCAAGCGCTGATCACCGTCACCTTGGGAACCAAGCGCGACGAACAACGCGTCGACGGACTGCACGACGAATTCAGCAAGAAATTCATGCTGGATTACAACTTCCCATCGTTCTCGGTCGGCGAATGCCGCCCGATCCGTGGCCCAGGACGTCGCGAAATCGGACACGGTGCTTTGGCTGAACGCAGCATCGCACCAGTACTGCCCGATGCGGACACCTTCCCCTACACGATCCGCGTGATCAGCGACATCCTGGAAAGCAACGGATCGAGCTCGATGGCTTCGGTTTGTGGTGCTACTCTGGGCCTGATGGCGGCTGGTGTACCAATCACCAACCCCGTCGCTGGCATCTCGGTCGGCCTGGTCAAAGAGAACGACAAGTGGGTCCTGATCACCGACATCCTGGGCGACGAAGATCACTTCGGCGACATGGACTTCAAGATCTCGGGAACACAAAACGGTATCACCGGCATCCAACTGGATCTGAAGATCTGGGGCATCAGCGAAGACATCATTCGCGCCACCCTGAAGCAATCGCGCGAAGCTCGCATCGAGATCCTTCGCAAGATGCTGACCACGATCTCGCGTCCTCGCCGCGAGATCGCTGCAACCGCACCACGCCTGCTGCGCACGAAGATCGAACCAGCGAAGATCGGCATGCTGATCGGCCCTGGCGGCAAGAACATCCGCGGTATCCAAGAATCGACCGGAACCGTGGTCGAAGTCGACGACGACGGCAACGTATTGGTCGCCAGCGACAACCTGGAATCGGCTCAAGAAGCGATGAAGTTGATCGAAGCTTGCACCGCAACCGTTCAGATCGGCAAGATCTACGACGGTACGGTCAGCAGCATCAAGGACTTCGGGGCGTTTGTTGAAATCCTGCCCGGACGCGACGGCCTGGTTCACATCAGCGAACTGTCCAGCGGATTCATCAGCGCGATCGACAGCGTCGTCAAGGTTGGTGATCCGATGAAGGTCTTGGTCATCGACATCGACGAGCACGACCGCGTCAAGCTGAGCCGTCGTCAAGCGATCGACGAACTGGGCATCGAAGACGAAATGGCTTCGGCAGTCGAAGAAGGCGGAGAAGACCGTGGCGGCAGCCGCGACGGTGGCGACGACGATCGCCCTCGCTCGCGTGGACGTCGCAGCGGCGGCGGTGGTGGCGGCGGACGCGGACGCGGCCCACGTCGCGACTAA
- a CDS encoding STAS/SEC14 domain-containing protein: MAIVLHEDFDTGLLEVKVSDKLSKEDYEHFEPAVERLIESCGKIKILLEMHDFHGWEMGAVWEDIKFATKHCRDIEKIAMVGETKWEKWMSAICKPFTMSTIKYFDAGQDQEARQWLA, encoded by the coding sequence ATGGCAATCGTGCTGCATGAAGATTTCGACACCGGGCTACTGGAAGTTAAAGTCAGCGACAAACTGAGCAAAGAAGACTACGAGCATTTCGAACCGGCGGTCGAACGCCTGATCGAATCGTGCGGCAAAATCAAAATCCTGCTCGAGATGCACGACTTCCACGGCTGGGAGATGGGAGCCGTCTGGGAAGACATCAAGTTTGCGACCAAACACTGCCGCGACATCGAAAAGATCGCGATGGTCGGCGAAACCAAATGGGAAAAATGGATGTCGGCGATCTGCAAGCCGTTTACCATGTCGACGATCAAATATTTTGACGCCGGCCAGGACCAAGAAGCCCGCCAATGGCTGGCATAA